The window tttgattcgatttaattcaattattttttttcttcaaaatcaaatcgaattaaaataattaaaatttttaaaatgtaaaactaaattattttaaaaattaaattaaattattaaattaaaataatttaatttaatttaatttatttaattcaccattttctATCCTTAGAGACTAAGTATAGCAAATTCACCATTTTGGAGTAACGAATTAGGTACACGCGTGGAATTTAAAGAAGGAGAAAAGGCCATGTGTTGTGTTTGCCGGTCTGCCCCATCCTTAGTTTCGTGGACGGATCTTGGATATTTCTCGCTTGATATTTTGgagaattttttaaattaaatttaatatattttaatcttaattttttttaataattaaataaatttttgaacagtttttaaaattatatttattattattttatttattatgttaaattcatattttcttcatgatattttttaaatgaatattattttacatgtattattattattattattattaaagttatttaagattaaattatattatatgtaaaaataattaaatttttttagtatattattattattgtcaaagttttatttaatttaaatataattaaaatagttGAACCTATTTGAAGAGAGAAAAAGAACCTAGCGGATGAATTAGAAATGCTAAGGGAGTGATGATGTAattgaaagtaaaaaaaaaaggaaaaaaatcaaaatttcaaaactgCAATAGGCCCCTCCCCCCTCTCGAtggtctctctctccctcaccttttCGTCCCTCTCCCTTTCTTTTTGCTTCGACGAGACCAGCTCTAGCCCTGGCGAGGTTCTAAGCTAATTGTCGTCCCTCCAGCAACCACCGGCGACGCCTTGGTTTGGTGAATGGTGAGCAGCAGTGGCGTAAAAAAAAAGGAATAGCAAGTTAGGGCCAAAACTTCAAATGGTTCCTCCGACCATTTCTGATGGCCAAATGGCCGACCATTTCTGATGGCCAAATGGCCTATCATCGATGGCACTAGGTTCCTGGGTGAGAGCGTTTTCTTTTCCAACAAAAATCACAGAAAATAGAGCTTTGAAATGGAGCtttgtagagagagagagagagagagagaggagtttGGCAGTGGCTCTTCTTGACCAATTTCCTGATGATTTGACGTCGGATCAAAGATTCAAGATCATCGTtgatctcaacacaacaaaacttTCAAGATGAAACCAACTTTGCTTCGATCAGATACTGTTTAGAAAAGGTGATCATCAGACAATCTAAATTGTTTGGtgagatttttaaatttttttaatgtctatatattaaatataattatatgataattattaacaatacATATGCGTTGTTAGGTGCGATCTGATTGGCAATAACTCACTAGCATTCGAAATCGAGTTTATGCCTTGTCATGGTGTTTGGTGGACTGTCCTTAAAAGTAGGGGTGGCAATTCGGGTTGATTGGTTGTGTTCGTGTCGTGTCAACACGCGACACGAATACGATTAAAGTCGACATGAACACGATACGATTAACAAATCGTATCAAAAATTTACACACGAACACGACTATTCTATTATACGAGTTACACGACATGACACGATACGGttaatattaaattgtattagGTGTATTCAACACGACACGACCCATTTAACACGAAATAATCCATTTAACACggttgtcgcaaggtattttgcggtcgcctggacgaacactcaccgaaatgggaaagagtgaggagtcgccactttaattttgagggaaattaaagaaaaccgtttgtaaaaataaattaaaagaaaccactttgaaaatagagattccaggttcggggtccatatacgggcagGAAAGATGTTAGGCACaccgcctcgtccctcaatgagggtaaacagatttaatcttatgctctttcataaatgaaaagggtaattagggggtTGGGATAATGATGGTATTAATCCTTTGTGCGAAATGAAGGactgtttgatatttcacttattttgggttgcccaggaACACAAGTTCATGAGATGACCCTTTGGTGAATAAATGTTTGAGTGAATTTATCTTCTGTATTGGGGTTGCTTTGTTTTAATTTtagattttgttaagagagcacGGGCAGGGaacttctcccgatctctagatgTATTTTATTAGGAattgggagatttcggataagaactgtcCTTCGATCTCCCTGTTCTAATTTaagcgagaatcaggtaagaactctcccccgatctcttttggtttaaaatttggtgaagcatctcggataagaactctcctccgatctccgcattttatttgaatgaggatcgggtaagaactctcgccagacctcttaaagtattcggtttagGATTTTAAAGAgggatcttggataagaactctcatccgatctccacatatttaataaagtttttggttgagaatcggatgagaactctcctctgatctctttaagtATGTAATTTAGAGTTTAGCatgaggaatctcggataagaactctcctccgatctccatatatttattaaaatttttggttgagaatcggataagaactctcctccgatccctttaaGTATGTAATTTAGATTtttatgaaggatctcggataagaactcttctctgaTCTCCtgtgtttttgtttgaatgagtatcgggtaagaactctcccctgacctcttaaaatatttattacgATCGTATATCGCAAGAACCTTAAATTAAGGGTTCTGGAGCCTGAAGACGCCAAGAATCCGAGCGaggcttctcttaacccattgACGCCTTATAACTAGGGAGGGGATACTGACTGAGTTTTTGCCGATCTCCTTTGTGATCACCTTACCAGTACTCTTAGGTAGGCAACGTCCGATCTCTTTCGtttactagtctgggatccgatATTATCTCAATCCCCACTATACCAGGTTATCTCCTGAACTCGTTTAATAGTTCGACTTCATAACTTTTTCCTCTGCTTAATCATtcaaaacttttattatttttatttgtttcaaGAAACTCTCGGGTTAAGATACAGCTGCCAACATTTCATGAAACTACCTACACGTTCCCCGTAATCAGAAAACCTatatttgaaggtaataaaggctaagaacaaacaaataacatgaactgatgaataaaagataaactcaagagaataactatcTACATGGGGCTTTTTTAGCATAACATGAACTTGATGAAAATTACGAgtatgaaaacaaagaaaataaaaagcgaGCACTTGATAAAACAActgtctagacacttacctgtgggggattgagtctattgaactaactgtggagccacaaatattgtagagctgcaagccaatagtctggggactaatgcttacttTGAAATAACAAGTACCAAGTTAGAATGTAGTTGAGCTGAAATAACGGTAACCGGGTTGGAATGAGATTAAGCTTGGAGAATAAAACGTTGATATTAAGGTGATTAAGACGAAACTGAACTGAGAACTGGTGTCGCAGAgtagtgaacaaactgaaaatgaagagtttcatgGTCTAACACTCTTTCaatgaagatacttaagaaaactgattTCTGAAGTTTCTCTATTTTGAAAGCCTAAAATAGCAaaatagcaagactgaatcaagtttcagagcctttccactataatcaccacccttttttttgTTCGTCCCTTAACAGTATTGCATGTAAgaatttatagggaacgggttctcctaatgaagggtcaggatctcttctGGGAAGATagaaggtttggatttaaaaagacatgatctgatgcctgagaattgaagagaatcaaaatggactgctgagatcctattcagaatatttgtcctttctcttttccaatccaacggctcaggatctTTCTGTCAAGATGGATCCGAAGGCCGGGAACAAAAGGTGCCAGTACTGTCGTccactttttgatccaagggttccgggtttgtccttacgagtaagatcaacggtggagattgagaagCACAGGACTGTCATAACTGTCCTAGCgtctgtcagcattgtgggcgattctacaAATGAAGCGTGCAGTGAAGATTTGATCTTGCctacaatgctttaactacctcggctttgaTTATGAAGAGGATTATTGGAAATTATCTCGTCCTCTCCTTGCTTTCTGATCTCccattccttccgatctctctattatgacccttttctgatctctcatacCGAGCCCCTCTCCCAATCTCTCCCATTCTTgaatcagtcaaagcatttaatcctTCGGTTACCAATGCATCCGCTTCGATTtctgctagtaataaatgctcaaaccccctatatatatgcctcagcgGGGAATTTCTCCCACATTCCATTTCTCCTCTTTCCATTTCTCTATTCTTCTGTTCTAGTTTCTCTAGTAACATTCTGGCCATGGTGACCACTTTTAATCTTTTTTTTACTATTCTCTTTGCTCcctgactgaaaatttacgaccccggtgatcggaaaatcatgagagaaccggactaatttaccgatcaagatcgaaaatatcgattataccgatctcgagtcgatctaccgatataatcggtgaaccgatttcgggcgagaagactgctaatttccctcttaacatcggtgactgccttttgaagttcatttggctcctcaccacatcgggtgtcctgactgcagctcggttctggtcgatgacatcgacgatgattcCTCTCATTATCATGAGattcatagtcactccatctgagctgtacatctgtccgatgcctatggctggctttctgatcaaacgcatcttttgattcagccacaagactaggctttaacATAGGTTCCTATTAGGTAGGATGtaatgccgatctctagagatcgcctaaatgatgtaatctgaccttttaatgttcttaatgatgtaattcgatctcttaagatcgcccaaatgatataatctgaacttttggaaatgaaatgacaTTTTATTTGTcagttatcatttaattattgccAAGATTAGTTTCCGATCTTTGATATGcctatccgatctggttccttactaaatcacccttagccgatctgtaactCTGAACATCCGCCTTAATCCGACGATCTTAGCTAGCCGATCtccttttatattatttataatgtttCTGGAATCTTCCTGTGACGTGTCAGGAAAGCGGGTGGTTTCcactaaccgatgcgtcgcttgggacactgtgagcattgaatgctcagacgggtataaatagggaaaGGGTCATtcagttgcttccttatgtcattttcagcactttgcgagcgattccaaaattctctcgtttcttcaagtttttccgacaccgatcacattccgataagggctttgatccttttTCAGTTAAACTTTTTttggtttcttttgaaaatgagcagcgctGAGAGTCAGAGAGCTACGAGTCCATCTTCTGTCCACGTTTTGTGGACCTCGGAAGAGGGTGGCGTGATTGGATCGGGTGGTCAAGCCAGCAAAGCCCTCGTCCTGGTAACTAGTTCGGGTGCCAGACCGAGGCGAGGGGCATCTTTGAGAAGAGACAACTTGCCAATTGATGAGCTGCCTTCAGTCTTGAGGGACgccgatctccaatctataagccaggagtacaatctgcggatcgactcctttgaactgatcaaatgccatggcaTTCATCAGGCCGATCATTTATTTGAAGAgggcgatctcatcatggtgtatgaagagcaactgaaggccgggctccgctttcccttggatgaattttacaaagccgtcctaaaattccaccatgtctcgataacccaagtgcatccgaactcctggcagactctaatagccttccggggcctctgccgagctaagggactggaaccTACAGCCAAAGTCTTTGTCGAGCTACATAGGCTCacccgaaggaaggatgatgagttctggttcttccaagctaagCTCCATTGTTCTCTTTTTACCAATcttccttcttcattgaagaattggaaaaaccggttcttcattttgaggagcaagattcggaacggctttgagggcatcCCACGGAGTTGGGAACACCTGGTCGCTCAGATCCCAAAAAAatcaccttaaataaggacgaagatGCCGTGATGAAGGAGTTAAAAtctcaggcggccactcagaaattctcttgcttagacgcagtgatggccgaactgcagtattggatgatgcggctgatcactgGCAAAGAAtatgagcttcagctctctgacctcggccctggtactacccatatctctggtctctgaatcttagcgaactcatcGACTTTCTTTTTCGTGCAGGTCTGGCGGGCAGtgatgcttccaaggagagccgcaagcAGAAGAGGGAAGTCTTCAGAAAAGTGAGGGCGATGAAGGGGGCCCCCATTGCCGATGCTCAGACCCCTCATCGTGAATCGATAGAGGTGCCCAGCTCTCCTCCCCGACCTCAGGTGCAACCGATCCCTGAGGTAGAAGTCATCCCCCCGGCTCCCCAACAAATCAAGCTTCCACTTCCCCCTCCTCCTCCGAGCTCTTCCAACGTAGAAGGGGAGTCATCTGGTCCCGCTGTCAGGACCCTTTCCCAGGGCGCACAACTTCTGATCCAATTATTGGAAAGGAACCGCTCTACTAGGGGGAATCCCGGCttggccaaagtcatgggagcttctATTTGCTTCCAAGAAGACCGGAATcggttggcagaggagagcatggatgatatcttggctcagacaatgagcttaggcttagaggccGTCGCAAACCAGCATATTCTCATAGAGAAAGCCCACGGCTTAAAGAAAGAGATCCTTAAGGCGGTCCAAGATGCCTCTGCtgcacaagctcagctctcctctgccaacGAATACATCGCCAGGATGGAGGATCAGATGAAGCATTATGAGGAGAGGATCATAGAAGTGGAACGGGAACTCGAAGACTCTCGAGCTAGTTGGTCTGCCGATCTCGCCACATGTCAAGACCTTTCGCGAAGGAGGAAGAGCTCTgatccaaggatgaggagcttcgagctaaggaagaggagagcactacgaaggaggccggggcttatgtgaatgctcataacgaCCTTATGGCCGAGTTAAAGAAACGTTAtcttgaagaggatttctcctgAATGAACGAGCTTGCCTCAGAGGCCGAAGACGAGAGCGAGGAGGAGCccgagggagatagagagggtgagcgaaatgttgatgtagaacaggctggaggtgatcctctagccgaatgacttgtacttttattttgaaatgaaatggaatctcTTTTGCTCAActtcttgatgagatcgaaaaatgtccaaattgtatgagtacttaattgtttTGCACGCACTGGATGGTAAACTTTAAAAGCAACCATTAAccaaagtatgagagatcgggaaAACATTACGGATAAGCTTGAGATCGGGGTGAGCCTCGACCAAACACCCACTAAATATTTAGAACATTGGAAAGACTTGATTTGAATTTTAGGATCGGGATTATCAATAGACCGGACATAAACCTTTAGCTTTATTTTAAGAAATAGACCGAAACACACAAGTGCGGGACCCGATTTTAGCATTAGCTAAATGATTTCCATGAcatttgtaaagagagatcggagaCGAGACCGAGTGGCATGGGGACCGAGTGTTGGTTAGATTCCCTTcgacgagagatcggaaatgagattggatggcatGGAGACTTGACATTTGTTTGACCTCCTTCGACGAGAGATCAgaaatgagattggatggcatggagacctgatattggtttgatTTCTTTGACGAGAGGTCGGAAATGAATCCACTAGATGGGGGATCGATTTATTTTCTGATCGGGTCATCTGCAACAGAAGAATGTAGGGTGGAGATCGATTCCAGAGGTCATTGacttcggggatcggccaaaatatggtgtcaacaatGGTTTGACACGACTTAATCCATTTAACACGCTATATAAGTGGGTTCATGGGTCATAGTGGGTCAAATGGGTTAGTGGGTCATGGGTCAACACGTGACACAAATATTAAATCATGTAATAAATGTGTCAAGTCGGGTTAGCAGGTTAACTCGTGACACGACACGATTATAACCGTGTCATAAATGGGTCGACACAAATTCGACACGAATACGAATAAGCCTAACCCAAACCCTATATTTTCATATCGTGTTCGTGTCATGTTTGTGGGTCGTGTCCAAAATTGCCACCTCTACTTTCAAGATTGAAAAACGAATTACTTAGCATCGGTTGATCTATTACTAGTTGCTGTATGTCCACGCTGTTTTATTTTGTATGCAAAgtctaaaatttatatattaatttattaaatataaattcttattattgcactttctttaaaaaaaaatattatatataatttcttttttttttcattatcagaatagaaatataataattacttttgaggaaaatttattttgattataccaatcatgaatttaaaatataattatataaatattatttattttatatataaatctcattatatatattatgtattaaatttatgataaattaagtatataaaaaaaatttctagcTGAAATGTTCGCATAAtctcaggaaaaaaaaaatatttgtgtaatgtaatttgataatttaaatattattaatttcaaattcattaaatataaatttgatagTCCTAAGTgaaaaaattttagttaaataaagcttattttatatatattaatgcagtattatttaaaagaaaaaaattattgaattatttcATTAACTCCGCCCAAGTAGTTTGCGTTTAACCAGTCTCAACCCCGGATAAAAGAAGAGAGTTGACAATCAAcgtaaaaattttgtcacaccttatgatattgaattatttcattatattgtGTTATAAAATAGAAACTCGAACatcaaattttatttcattaatattaattttattaaatatcacTTTTTTATTTGctaaatgaattaattattagtagataacatatatatatatatatatatatatatatatatatatatatatatatatatatatatatatatatataaaagttgcTTCCTCCTTTTTATAGAAAGCCTTATCTCTTTAATTATTGAATAGTTATAAGTGAGATTTTCTCTCTCATAATAACTCCctctcattttattttctttatttttttaccaATAATTATTAAAGgtttgattttaaattaaaatcgAATTGCTGGTAATCCTAATTTTGGTCTTGGTCTCCTTTCTTATTAAGTCTAATGgttaattttctaaaaattattatttttaataaaaaaattagtatATTTTGATTTGAAATCAAACCAAACTTAATCAAtccaattttaattgaattatgattttattcaatttaattttaattaatttagaattCGGATGGATCATCTTAGTTTCAAACCAAATGTAACTATCTCTACTCAaatctattatttttttaaagtaaatatttatttttgagaATCATGTGCTCCGCATTTCTTGTGATTTTATGTGTATCGCTGCtaacaagttttttttttaaatattattttgataattaATAAATCAAACTCGAAAAAATATCATAAAGTAAAATCAGTGATTAAAAATTATCACTAAATAAAGTGTGCGTCGTATCATTTActcaattcaaatatttcatcaTCTAAACTTGCATCTTCAAATCAAATCAATTACATAGCTATTCATAAATTTAGCTTTAAAAGTTTATATAAAacttttctaaaataaaatttaatattataaaaagatattatatcatttaatttcattatttttcatTCAATGAAAACCTTTACTTTTCCTTCTGAAAAAAAGACAAGTATAAGATATATATGCATAAACACCagccaataaaataaaaatgaaaaagaatTAAAGAGATGTAAAGTtaatttgtaaattaatttattattataatagtcACTCGTGCTCAACATTTATTGATGCTCAAAAGTATACAAACATTTGCACAATGCTACATGTGCTCAAGAAGCTAGCCATATTGAGCTCCCATATTACTAAATTATGGTATAACTATAAAACACTTCCATTAATTAATACTCCAATTTGCTTCAAGGGCAGAATATAACCTTGTAGTTAGTGCCAGTAGGGCAAGTAAACAGACTTGTAGGGTCATCCTTCGGGTAACTATAAGCATCTGGGCACCTTTCCTTGAAATACCTGGAGAAATTTGTAGGGCTACATGTGCCAGAATTGCAACAATGCTCCTCAGTCTTGAAGACGGGGCATGGACCATTGCACCCTCCAGGGACCTTCAATTCATTAGGACATTGCCCAATAATATCAGCAGTGCATTTGATCACTCTGGTGCAGCTTCCTGAAGCTGAACTAAACTCCATAGGAACGTTAAACCCATCAATCACAGAGATATCGATAAAATCTTGGTGTTCAAACTGGTCTAGTGCGTATTCGGCTAAGGTGTTAGGGGCTGCACCGTAGCCTTGACAAACAAGAAGCCCATTGCAATCACCAGTCTCGCACTTGCCTTTCCCAGAAGCATCAAATTGACAGTTGGTACGAGCCCAAATGCGTGCTTCGGTAGTTCCAGGATTAGCACTAATGGTCCATGTCTCACCGGTTTTGAGTTCCTTGCCACCGCCGGGAGAGGCAGCTCCCCAGACTGTGTAAGGGCATTTGTTGGTTATGTCAAATGTGGCCGCATCGGCAAAGGTGAAGTAAAGGGTAGCAACAAGGAAGGAAAGGAGGGATTTAAGTAAGCTCATTTTGGACAGCAAGAGTTTGTAGTGTGGTGGTGATGAGGGGATGTGAAGAGAGATATATATAGTGGTGGGTGATGGCTTTTGGTTTAGTTTAATGATGAGATTGAGATGAGGTGATTGCGTGAAGCAGTTTGATTTGTAGGAAAATTTGATACATGATGATAATGATAATTTTGGTTTGGCTTGACTTGATCGATTGCAAGTCT of the Hevea brasiliensis isolate MT/VB/25A 57/8 unplaced genomic scaffold, ASM3005281v1 Scaf212, whole genome shotgun sequence genome contains:
- the LOC110648120 gene encoding LOW QUALITY PROTEIN: thaumatin-like protein 1 (The sequence of the model RefSeq protein was modified relative to this genomic sequence to represent the inferred CDS: substituted 1 base at 1 genomic stop codon) gives rise to the protein MSLLKSLLSFLVATLYFTFADAATFDITNKCPYTVWGAASPGGGKELKTGETWTISANPGTTEARIWARTNCQFDASGKGKCETGDCNGLLVCQGYGAAPNTLAEYALDQFEHQDFIDISVIDGFNVPMEFSSASGSCTRVIKCTADIIGQCPNELKVPGGCNGPCPVFKTEEHCCNSGTCSPTNFSRYFKERCPDAYSYPKDDPTSLFTCPTGTNYKVIFCPXSKLEY